The Thiovulum sp. ES genomic sequence GCTGGAAGATGATTTGACAACTGTTTTAATTGAGCGAAAAAATGTATAAGAGAGAGCTAGAAGCTTTAAAAAACAAGGGACTTTTTCGAGAACGAAAAATTTCTGAACCTCATCACACAGATTTAGCATCAAATGACTATTTAGGACTTTCAAAGAATTGGGATATTTTTGAAAAGAGTGTTTCAGAAATGCGAAATTTTGGAGAACGATCACCAAAAGCATCAATGCTTGTAAATGGATATTCTCAAATTCACAAAGATTTTGAAGAGAAAATTGCAAAGATGAATCGTTTTCAAAAAGGGATAGTTTTTGGAAGTGGATTTTTAGCAAATTTTGGTGTTTTGGAAGCTTTACAAAGAAAGGGTGATGAGCTTTTTTTAGATTCCGAATATCATGCAAGTGGAATTTTAATTACAAAATGTACAAAAGATTTTCAGATTTTTACTCACAATTCCGCAGAAGATTTGGAAAATAGATTAAAAAATTCGTCGGCAAAACGAAAAATAGTTGCGGTTGAAGGAATCTATTCCATGAGTGGAGACATTTTAAATCGTGATATTTTTGATATTGCTGATAAATATGGTGCTATTTTGCTAATTGATGAAGCACACTCTTTTGGAACAGTTGGAAAAAACCTTCTCGGAGTTTTTGACTATTACGAAATTGAGCCAAAAGAGAATCATATAAAATTGGGAACACTTGGAAAAGCGGTCGGAAGTTATGGAGCTTATGTTTTGGCATCTGAAAATGTGATCTCGTTTTTAGAGAATCGGGCAAAAACAGTTATTTACTCAACAGCTCCATCGCTTTTTGAAACTCTGATTTCAAAAAACTCAATTCAATTTATTTACGACAATCGGAAAGAGTTCTATTCAGAAATAAGAGAGAGAAAAGATTTTTTTAATCAAAAATTAAGTATAAAAAGAGAATCTCTTATTTTTCCAATTCCGATGAGGTCGCCCGAAAAAGCAGTAGAAACTAGGAATGAACTGTTAGAAGAAGGCTTTGTTGTTGGTGCAATTCGTCCGCCAACTGTTCCTAAACCAATCTTAAGAGTTATACCAAACTTGAAAATTTCAGTAGTTGAATTGGAAAAATTTGAGAGAATTTTAAAAGAATATATAGTTTAGGAAAAAATATGAACTTCTTTACACAGATAAAAAAAGATTATAAAGCTGTTGTCAGAAACGACCCAGCAATTAAAAGTAAGATAGAGATTTTTTCTAACTATCCAGGATTTTGGGCAATTTTCAATTATCGAATTGCAAACAGAGTTTATAAATCAGGATTTAAGAGAACAGGTCGTTTTATAATGGGGGCATCGCAAATTCTCACAAATATTGATATTCATCCGAATGCACAAATTGGAAATGGTGTTTTTATTGATCATGGTTTTGGAGTTGTCATTGGCGAAACAGCAATTTTAGAAGATAATATTTTGATATATCAAGGAGTTACACTTGGCGGAACAAGTTTGGAAAAAGGCAAAAGACACCCGACAATAAAAAGCGGGACAGTAATTGGTGCGGGTGCAAAAGTTTTAGGAAATATCACAATTGGACAAAACTCAAAAATCGGTGCAAATTCCGTTGTTGTGAAAGATGTGCCTGATAATTCTACTGCGGTTGGAATTCCTGCAAGAGTTGTCCAAAAGGGTCGTTGTGTAAATCCTCTTTCACATGACAAATTGCCTGACATCGATAAAGAGCTTTTTGAATATTTGATAAAAAGAGTTGCAATTCTTGAACATGTTTTGATGAAAGACAACAGGGAAATTTTGGAAAAAGATTTAGAACTTGACGAAATCTACGATAGTTTCCTACGAAGTGTGAAATAAGGAAAATTTTTGAACAACTCAAAAAATGTTGAAAACTATATTTTTGGAAAGGGGGCGATTGCTGAACTTCCAAAACTTTTAGAAAAAAAATTAGAATCTGAAACTGATTTTGTGGTCTATTTTATCGATGAATTTTTTCGCGACAATATGCAAATTCTCGATTTGAAATTTAGAAATAGCGATGAGGTCTATTTCGTAAAAACAGTTGATGAACCAAAAACTGAAGATATTGATAATTTCCGAGACAAAATTTTAGAACTAGAAAAAGGTTTGCCAAAAGTAATCGTTGGAATTGGTGGTGGAATTGCTCTTGATACTGGAAAAGCAGTTTCAAATCTTTTAACAAATGGTGGAAAAGCTGAAGATTATCAAGGTTGGGACTTAGTCAAAGTTGCGGGAATTTATAAAATTGGAATTCCGACTATTTCAGGAACAGGTGCAGAAGCGAGTCGAACTTGTGTTATGACAAATTCTAAAAATGGTTTAAAAC encodes the following:
- a CDS encoding 7-keto-8-aminopelargonate synthetase-like enzyme (PFAM: Aminotransferase class I and II), which produces MYKRELEALKNKGLFRERKISEPHHTDLASNDYLGLSKNWDIFEKSVSEMRNFGERSPKASMLVNGYSQIHKDFEEKIAKMNRFQKGIVFGSGFLANFGVLEALQRKGDELFLDSEYHASGILITKCTKDFQIFTHNSAEDLENRLKNSSAKRKIVAVEGIYSMSGDILNRDIFDIADKYGAILLIDEAHSFGTVGKNLLGVFDYYEIEPKENHIKLGTLGKAVGSYGAYVLASENVISFLENRAKTVIYSTAPSLFETLISKNSIQFIYDNRKEFYSEIRERKDFFNQKLSIKRESLIFPIPMRSPEKAVETRNELLEEGFVVGAIRPPTVPKPILRVIPNLKISVVELEKFERILKEYIV
- a CDS encoding serine O-acetyltransferase (PFAM: Bacterial transferase hexapeptide (three repeats)~TIGRFAM: serine O-acetyltransferase); amino-acid sequence: MNFFTQIKKDYKAVVRNDPAIKSKIEIFSNYPGFWAIFNYRIANRVYKSGFKRTGRFIMGASQILTNIDIHPNAQIGNGVFIDHGFGVVIGETAILEDNILIYQGVTLGGTSLEKGKRHPTIKSGTVIGAGAKVLGNITIGQNSKIGANSVVVKDVPDNSTAVGIPARVVQKGRCVNPLSHDKLPDIDKELFEYLIKRVAILEHVLMKDNREILEKDLELDEIYDSFLRSVK